Proteins from a single region of Candidatus Scalindua japonica:
- the pta gene encoding phosphate acetyltransferase, producing the protein MAKNIYLASTGPKSGKSIICLGLINAFRGLVTNVGYFKPIGQKYRAKDTHDKESIMIKETFCIEDELKCINPVSMKELNNYITNNNEENFFHKVQDSYRKIAKDKDIVIIDGTDYLGMKSAFEFDINADIANNLNAEIILIEDGYGKSIAEISSGLLTARESFVEQSCDFLGVIVNKVEPERFEEVDKSLRKLFKKWKIDYLGTVPHDITLPKPRLYDIARSLDAEVLFGKSFLSNIAVETIIASMHFENAIKYINDGTLIITGGDRTEILLGCITSLISPSCPNISGIVLTGDLVPNDNIMNIIGTLSDLSFPVFSVRSNTIEAANKINSLAVNVSSNDFQKIDIAKDLVYRHVDYEKINDKLKLEKIRKRTPEIFKYEILERACSEKKCIVLPEGDDDRTLKAAVWARDRDIADIILLGDKDLIMKKVAMSGLKLDNGIDIINPKESQKFEDYANTYYELRKHKHYTMDNAQDRMQDTIYFGTMMVYKGDADGLVSGAVHTTEQTIRPSFEIIKTKPDIKNASSIFLMCLKDRVLVYGDCAIIPMPTAEQLSDIAITSADTAENFGIDPYIAMLSYSTGKSGKGPEVNKVREATEIVRHKRPDLLIEGPIQYDAAIDPGVARIKLPDSKVAGNATVFIFPDLNTGNNTYKAVQRTSGVIAIGPIIQGLKKPVNDLSRGCLVEDIFYTIAITAIQAQS; encoded by the coding sequence ATGGCAAAAAATATCTACCTGGCATCTACCGGTCCAAAATCCGGGAAGAGTATAATCTGCCTTGGGTTAATTAATGCCTTCAGGGGCCTGGTGACAAATGTCGGTTACTTCAAGCCCATAGGCCAGAAATACAGAGCAAAAGATACTCACGATAAAGAATCAATAATGATAAAGGAAACATTCTGTATTGAAGACGAATTGAAATGCATTAACCCGGTCTCCATGAAAGAGTTAAATAATTACATAACAAATAATAATGAAGAAAATTTCTTTCACAAAGTACAGGACTCATACAGAAAAATAGCAAAAGACAAAGACATAGTTATTATTGACGGCACCGACTATTTAGGGATGAAGTCAGCTTTTGAATTTGATATAAATGCTGACATCGCGAATAATCTGAATGCCGAAATAATCCTTATTGAAGACGGATATGGAAAGTCGATAGCCGAAATATCCTCCGGTCTCTTAACAGCAAGAGAGTCATTTGTTGAACAGTCCTGTGATTTCCTGGGTGTTATTGTCAATAAAGTTGAGCCTGAAAGATTTGAAGAAGTTGATAAATCGCTGAGAAAGTTATTTAAAAAATGGAAAATAGATTATCTGGGTACTGTCCCACATGATATTACCCTGCCGAAACCACGCTTATACGATATCGCCAGAAGCCTTGATGCAGAAGTTCTGTTTGGAAAGAGTTTTCTTTCTAATATTGCGGTTGAAACCATAATCGCCTCGATGCACTTTGAAAATGCCATTAAGTACATTAATGACGGGACTCTTATTATTACCGGAGGGGATAGGACTGAGATACTACTTGGCTGTATAACATCCTTGATCTCCCCCTCCTGCCCAAACATATCGGGAATTGTTTTAACAGGAGATCTTGTCCCGAATGACAATATAATGAATATAATTGGGACTTTGTCTGATTTATCATTTCCTGTTTTCAGTGTAAGGAGCAACACAATAGAGGCTGCAAATAAAATCAACTCTCTTGCGGTCAACGTATCTTCAAATGATTTCCAGAAGATTGATATCGCGAAAGACCTGGTATACAGACATGTCGATTATGAAAAGATAAACGATAAACTGAAACTGGAAAAGATAAGGAAACGGACACCGGAAATATTCAAATACGAAATATTAGAGAGGGCATGCTCAGAAAAGAAATGTATAGTCCTTCCTGAGGGTGATGACGACAGGACTTTAAAAGCCGCGGTGTGGGCGAGGGACAGGGACATCGCCGATATAATACTCCTGGGAGACAAGGACCTGATTATGAAAAAAGTTGCCATGTCAGGATTGAAACTGGATAACGGAATCGATATCATAAACCCCAAAGAATCACAAAAATTTGAGGATTATGCTAACACCTATTATGAACTGAGAAAACATAAACATTACACAATGGATAACGCGCAAGACCGGATGCAGGACACAATCTATTTTGGGACTATGATGGTATATAAGGGAGATGCAGATGGGCTGGTTTCCGGCGCGGTCCACACAACAGAGCAGACAATCAGGCCTTCATTTGAAATAATTAAAACAAAGCCCGACATTAAAAATGCTTCCAGTATATTCCTCATGTGCCTGAAAGACCGTGTGCTTGTTTACGGAGATTGCGCGATCATCCCTATGCCGACTGCCGAGCAGCTTTCGGATATCGCCATCACAAGCGCGGATACTGCTGAAAATTTCGGTATAGATCCGTACATTGCCATGCTCTCATATTCTACCGGCAAATCCGGAAAGGGGCCGGAGGTTAATAAGGTAAGAGAGGCGACAGAAATTGTAAGGCACAAAAGGCCCGATTTGCTTATTGAAGGCCCGATACAATACGATGCCGCCATTGATCCGGGTGTGGCCAGAATCAAACTACCGGACAGCAAAGTTGCCGGCAATGCGACCGTCTTTATTTTTCCTGATTTAAATACAGGCAACAATACATATAAGGCGGTGCAGAGGACGTCAGGCGTAATTGCCATAGGCCCGATAATACAAGGCTTAAAGAAACCTGTAAACGATCTCAGCAGGGGATGTCTCGTGGAAGACATCTTTTATACTATAGCGATAACCGCAATACAGGCACAGTCATAA
- a CDS encoding acetate/propionate family kinase, giving the protein MKRKSHLNILVINSGSSSVKFQLINMADENVLASGIVERLGLPQSLIKFKFGDKDLTRECDTLDHNSAISEIIEDITHSQSGVIGDKSEVAAIGHRVVHGAEHFTESVLITDNTIKQIDACSELAPLHNPHNLKGILVCKELLPGIPQVAVFDTAFHQTMEDYVYTYALDYKFYEKYRFRRYGFHGTSHFYVAHKAAEIVGQSIQELKIITCHLGNGASVAAVKYGKSMDTSMGFTPLEGLIMGTRCGDVDPAMVLFIMEKEGLSPHECDMLMNHECGLIGISGISSDMRDLIKAYQEGNDRARLALQMYSYRIRKYIGMYSATMNGADVIVFTGGIGENAALIRSMCCTDMEYLGIDFDEDKNKKAIGIEGELTTQNSKVRVLCVPTNEELVIARDTAQIIDKP; this is encoded by the coding sequence ATGAAAAGAAAAAGTCATTTAAACATCCTGGTGATTAACAGTGGCAGTTCTTCGGTTAAATTTCAGCTTATTAATATGGCCGATGAGAATGTTCTGGCCAGTGGAATAGTTGAAAGGCTCGGACTGCCACAATCACTCATAAAATTCAAATTTGGTGACAAAGACCTTACCAGAGAGTGCGATACACTTGATCATAATTCTGCAATTTCAGAGATTATCGAAGACATCACACATAGCCAGTCTGGCGTTATTGGTGATAAGAGTGAAGTCGCGGCAATAGGACATAGAGTTGTCCACGGAGCAGAGCATTTCACGGAATCAGTGCTTATAACAGACAATACTATTAAGCAGATAGATGCCTGTAGTGAACTCGCTCCACTTCACAATCCTCATAATTTGAAGGGAATACTTGTTTGTAAAGAACTGCTGCCAGGCATTCCACAGGTAGCCGTATTTGACACTGCTTTTCACCAGACAATGGAAGATTATGTTTATACTTACGCACTTGACTATAAATTTTATGAGAAGTATAGATTCAGACGATACGGATTTCACGGAACAAGCCATTTCTATGTTGCGCACAAGGCGGCAGAGATTGTTGGTCAGAGCATTCAGGAATTAAAAATAATTACGTGTCATCTTGGAAACGGGGCCAGTGTTGCAGCGGTTAAGTATGGTAAATCTATGGATACATCCATGGGATTCACGCCTTTGGAAGGGCTGATAATGGGAACTCGATGTGGTGATGTTGATCCCGCAATGGTCCTCTTCATTATGGAGAAGGAGGGGCTCAGCCCGCATGAGTGTGACATGTTGATGAACCATGAATGCGGCCTGATTGGAATTTCAGGAATCAGTTCTGATATGCGGGACCTTATTAAGGCGTATCAAGAAGGAAACGACAGAGCAAGGCTCGCTTTACAGATGTACTCATACCGGATCAGGAAATATATCGGTATGTATTCAGCGACAATGAACGGTGCGGACGTAATTGTTTTTACCGGTGGAATCGGAGAAAACGCCGCACTTATAAGGAGTATGTGTTGTACTGACATGGAATATCTTGGTATTGACTTTGATGAAGATAAGAACAAGAAAGCTATTGGAATAGAAGGAGAATTGACCACTCAGAATTCTAAAGTCAGGGTGTTGTGTGTGCCAACAAATGAAGAGTTGGTAATAGCCAGAGACACGGCACAGATTATAGACAAACCTTAA
- a CDS encoding peptide chain release factor family protein produces MKKYSIDLKNLKREVRLDYYKSSGPGGQHKNKTMSCVRLYHKPTGIRVVATESRSQIKNRELAFKRLQVKLMELNIEEKERILTRKPRYVKEQILKNKKNDLKKNRPEKEFPGMTRNEGLKFFFKTGV; encoded by the coding sequence ATGAAAAAATACTCAATAGATCTTAAAAATTTGAAAAGAGAGGTACGGCTGGACTATTATAAAAGCTCTGGTCCCGGCGGCCAGCACAAGAATAAGACAATGTCTTGTGTGAGGTTATATCACAAGCCTACAGGGATAAGGGTAGTCGCAACGGAATCACGTTCTCAAATTAAGAACAGAGAGCTTGCCTTTAAAAGACTCCAGGTGAAGCTAATGGAATTAAACATCGAAGAGAAAGAGCGGATCCTTACGAGAAAACCCCGCTATGTGAAGGAACAGATTCTAAAAAATAAAAAAAACGATCTGAAAAAAAACAGACCAGAAAAAGAGTTTCCGGGGATGACCCGGAATGAAGGGCTGAAATTTTTTTTTAAGACCGGAGTTTAA
- a CDS encoding GNA1162 family protein, translating into MKRFISFLKNLKGLIVLVLIALCTAGCFSRNSDRKTTGDEPFFQDEAGLAEHGKKTTLDRLYQLDPGDNEFKISDNYYTDPPRKIAILPFDNLVGGKYILNSVPIPRFSKKKTDGWNWTYANRLRRFFFGHFASREFVDIELMYIDGMLQELGVSTPNELYKMPAQELGRILGADALIYGKVTEYKNSYYALYKQIRIGLSIKCVSTKDGSLFFEGEQVRHDNDIRVATNPLDMVIASFQNSMSMRDVYAARASEEVVRELVLRIPIVNSFIEEEEKRIKERIKEQLSFLPTSDTPVSDKGNDGDTAFPHVHDDIEKRTQAQTFPSDTLKYGVQ; encoded by the coding sequence ATGAAAAGGTTTATCTCTTTTTTAAAGAACCTTAAAGGTTTAATTGTTTTAGTTTTAATTGCATTATGCACTGCGGGATGTTTCTCTCGAAACAGTGATCGAAAGACCACGGGAGACGAGCCTTTCTTTCAGGATGAAGCAGGTCTTGCTGAACATGGCAAGAAAACGACTCTGGACAGATTGTATCAGCTTGACCCGGGAGATAATGAGTTTAAAATTTCTGACAACTACTATACAGACCCTCCCAGGAAGATCGCAATTCTCCCTTTTGATAATCTGGTAGGAGGTAAATATATCCTGAACTCAGTCCCTATCCCCAGGTTTAGCAAGAAAAAGACGGATGGTTGGAACTGGACTTACGCGAACAGATTGAGAAGGTTTTTCTTTGGCCATTTTGCGTCAAGAGAATTTGTAGATATAGAGCTAATGTATATAGACGGTATGTTGCAGGAACTTGGGGTCTCAACACCCAATGAGTTATATAAGATGCCTGCCCAGGAGCTGGGCAGAATACTTGGCGCTGATGCACTGATATATGGCAAAGTGACAGAATATAAAAACTCCTATTACGCACTCTATAAACAGATCAGGATTGGATTAAGTATCAAATGTGTTTCTACGAAAGACGGCTCTCTCTTTTTTGAAGGCGAACAGGTAAGGCATGACAATGATATCCGTGTGGCAACAAACCCTCTTGATATGGTAATCGCATCGTTCCAGAATTCGATGAGCATGAGAGACGTTTACGCGGCAAGGGCCAGTGAGGAGGTAGTCCGTGAGTTAGTTTTAAGAATCCCTATTGTTAACTCATTTATTGAAGAGGAAGAAAAGCGTATTAAAGAAAGAATCAAAGAGCAACTCTCATTTCTGCCAACGTCGGATACGCCGGTATCTGATAAAGGCAATGATGGCGATACCGCCTTTCCACATGTTCATGACGATATTGAAAAACGTACACAAGCACAGACCTTCCCATCTGATACTCTTAAATATGGAGTACAGTAA
- a CDS encoding pentapeptide repeat-containing protein, with amino-acid sequence MVKNSSKRYLLIVGFGICFCTLFELSVAYTTEVSRHNVVTVKRNKAALQEGDIGYEEEKLKRRLGVDSLAGADLTKTDLRWINLQGVNLARANLQGTDLSGANLRTTNLKEADLRGADLSRTNLEETDLRGTNLAGAKNLFLRQIAVAVYDKKTKFPDGITFGDIPKYNKDRLKSALGIKMLEGADAKGMLLRWGDFEGAEMPWSSFQKADLTGANLSHSNLSASNLHDANLWEANLQKANLKNASLQGANLKQANLQRADLTGASLQGVDLSGADLQKAKLLAANLTGANLSRSDLRDVDLRGADLRQVKNITMKQLALAIVDIRTRLPEDITFKQIEQHKADK; translated from the coding sequence ATGGTTAAAAACAGTTCAAAAAGATATTTACTAATTGTAGGTTTCGGAATTTGTTTTTGTACGCTTTTCGAATTGTCAGTTGCATATACAACTGAGGTTTCCAGGCATAACGTTGTTACTGTGAAAAGGAATAAGGCAGCACTGCAGGAAGGCGACATCGGATACGAAGAAGAGAAGCTTAAGAGAAGGCTGGGTGTTGATTCGTTAGCAGGAGCTGACTTGACAAAGACAGATCTACGATGGATCAATCTGCAGGGGGTGAACCTGGCGCGGGCAAACTTGCAGGGAACAGATCTATCGGGGGCAAATCTGAGAACGACGAACCTGAAGGAGGCGGATTTACGCGGGGCGGATCTGTCCCGGACAAATCTGGAAGAAACAGACTTACGTGGAACGAATCTAGCTGGCGCTAAAAATCTCTTCCTCCGGCAGATTGCTGTAGCTGTATATGATAAAAAGACAAAATTTCCGGATGGTATAACGTTTGGGGATATACCAAAATACAACAAGGACAGGTTGAAAAGCGCTTTAGGTATTAAAATGCTGGAAGGTGCGGATGCGAAAGGGATGTTATTGCGATGGGGAGATTTTGAAGGAGCGGAGATGCCGTGGTCATCCTTTCAGAAGGCAGATCTGACGGGAGCAAATTTATCACATTCAAATTTGTCAGCATCAAACCTGCATGATGCAAACTTGTGGGAGGCGAATCTTCAAAAGGCAAACTTGAAGAACGCGAGCCTGCAGGGCGCAAATTTGAAGCAGGCAAACCTTCAAAGGGCAGATTTGACAGGCGCGAGTCTCCAGGGAGTGGACCTCTCGGGAGCAGACTTACAGAAGGCAAAATTATTGGCAGCAAACTTGACCGGTGCAAACCTGTCAAGGTCGGACCTGCGCGATGTCGATTTACGCGGGGCCGATTTGAGGCAAGTAAAAAACATAACGATGAAGCAACTCGCACTGGCCATCGTTGATATACGTACACGCCTGCCGGAAGACATAACCTTCAAACAGATAGAACAGCACAAAGCTGATAAATAA
- a CDS encoding DUF4340 domain-containing protein, with protein MSNKKLIILGIITVCMVSWAIVQAHFSNRTRSAMETSAHLIQGLDPSNIDTISLGTSDKAFTLKRDGNQFVVVNKDNYPAESAAINSFITSCMDIKVEGLFTDNPLNHKDLGVAEEDANSVIKFLTSDSELLVGIIIGKNKDQGSGTFVRVIPGDKVYVTLDRPWIKDDVMNYVNRNIITVDRQEIKSVTVSSSSETYKLKSGDDTEGVVIEDLPPGKKQKADDAKSVFTVLNNLRFEDVMKNPTADSGLTFNKEYICYLKDSTVYTLKIAKKDDKSYITCSTEFTDKTPVTKEQGVVESEEELKKKEAKLLAREKAQKMSARHKNWIYEIAEFDAKKLTKQLSELLEENKVETEKKIGF; from the coding sequence ATGAGCAATAAAAAACTTATAATTTTAGGTATTATTACCGTATGCATGGTTTCCTGGGCAATAGTTCAGGCACATTTTTCTAACAGAACCAGGAGTGCGATGGAGACATCAGCCCACCTTATTCAGGGACTGGATCCTTCAAACATTGATACTATCAGTCTGGGGACCAGCGATAAAGCGTTTACCCTGAAACGTGATGGAAACCAATTTGTTGTTGTTAACAAAGACAATTACCCCGCTGAATCAGCAGCTATAAACAGCTTTATAACATCATGCATGGACATAAAGGTTGAGGGACTTTTTACAGACAATCCGTTAAACCACAAAGACCTTGGTGTGGCGGAAGAAGATGCCAACAGTGTAATAAAATTTCTTACATCTGATTCAGAGCTACTGGTTGGTATTATTATAGGCAAAAACAAGGACCAGGGAAGCGGTACATTTGTCAGAGTAATTCCAGGCGACAAAGTATACGTTACACTTGATCGACCCTGGATTAAAGATGATGTGATGAATTATGTTAACAGAAACATTATTACCGTAGATCGTCAAGAAATTAAATCTGTAACTGTCAGCTCATCAAGTGAAACCTATAAACTTAAATCCGGAGATGATACAGAGGGGGTTGTAATAGAAGATCTTCCACCGGGCAAAAAGCAGAAAGCCGATGATGCGAAGAGCGTGTTTACGGTATTAAATAACTTGAGATTTGAAGATGTAATGAAAAACCCTACTGCTGATTCAGGGCTGACTTTTAATAAAGAGTACATTTGCTATTTGAAGGATTCAACGGTTTATACATTAAAAATAGCAAAAAAAGATGATAAATCATATATAACATGCAGTACAGAGTTTACAGACAAAACACCAGTTACAAAAGAGCAGGGTGTTGTCGAATCTGAAGAGGAACTAAAGAAGAAAGAAGCAAAACTATTAGCCCGGGAAAAAGCACAAAAGATGTCAGCACGGCACAAAAACTGGATCTACGAGATTGCCGAGTTTGACGCGAAAAAGCTGACAAAACAACTTTCTGAGTTGCTTGAAGAAAATAAAGTGGAAACAGAGAAAAAAATAGGTTTCTAA
- a CDS encoding GldG family protein, whose translation MNRIIRVIIGVILVLVIMFSAISICQNIGKSIKVDVTEQGLYTLSDGTRAILSKLNQPVRVKLYYAKTAALKGSDQIQYFNNYYQFVKSLLEEYVSASKGMVDLQIIDPRPFSDEEVQALRYGLQRFPITDEESFFFGLVVQTQFGVEKTIPLFSPERQNFIEYDISYLIDTAITRQKTKLGVLSSLPVMGSNVSGYMAQMMRMQGQKTEPAWTVIEHLRKQYEVNSIAADVSEIKDVDILLVIHPKDLPEKTLFAIDQFVLKGGRTVICVDPHCFAEQPDQMALQRGVPPSQSSDLNLLLRNWGVEMPKRTFAGDRNLALKASIMANQRPENIIGFLGLTSQCFNPDSVITADLNQVRMLFPGVLNEVDNSGEKEDIVKIDRRPLLATTDKGNSWTTSSPYELMMPNPSQLMNKFVEGTKPVIMGYLLTGKFKSSFPEGIEIEEEIETNEQEAETGPEGPGKENKTTKKRVTGETEAAEDCTVAVFSDVDFISDMVAYQRTFIGSMAIGDNGTLLLNTIDELRGSSDLISIRSRGNMRRPFVVVDRIEKQAERETANEEARINAEILGFQNELNAIVSSAEEGDEEIIGSSILQKKKDLEIKLHDAQRKLRNVKMKRRERIESLGNKLRNFNMLMAPAIILIIAIVLGVRRSLRKRHYISHASDA comes from the coding sequence ATGAACAGAATTATACGGGTAATTATCGGAGTAATCCTTGTCCTGGTAATTATGTTCAGCGCAATAAGTATTTGCCAGAATATAGGTAAATCAATTAAGGTTGATGTGACTGAACAGGGTCTCTATACGCTTTCAGATGGCACCAGGGCTATTTTATCCAAACTGAACCAGCCGGTCAGGGTTAAGCTCTATTACGCGAAAACCGCTGCTCTGAAGGGGTCAGATCAAATCCAGTATTTCAATAACTACTATCAGTTTGTAAAGTCATTACTGGAAGAGTATGTTTCTGCTTCAAAGGGTATGGTTGATTTGCAGATAATTGATCCAAGACCGTTTTCAGATGAAGAGGTACAGGCCCTGAGATATGGTTTGCAGAGATTTCCGATAACCGATGAGGAGAGTTTCTTTTTCGGCCTTGTAGTGCAGACACAGTTTGGAGTAGAAAAGACTATTCCTCTCTTTTCTCCTGAAAGACAAAATTTTATTGAATATGACATAAGTTATTTAATAGATACCGCAATAACAAGGCAGAAGACGAAATTAGGCGTTTTAAGCTCATTGCCTGTTATGGGTAGCAACGTAAGTGGTTACATGGCCCAGATGATGCGAATGCAGGGCCAGAAGACAGAACCTGCCTGGACGGTCATTGAACACCTACGCAAACAGTACGAAGTAAACAGTATTGCTGCTGATGTGAGTGAGATAAAGGATGTTGATATTTTACTGGTTATTCATCCAAAGGATTTGCCGGAGAAGACGTTATTTGCAATTGATCAGTTTGTGCTTAAAGGTGGCAGGACAGTAATTTGCGTTGATCCTCACTGTTTTGCGGAACAACCGGACCAAATGGCATTGCAGAGAGGCGTGCCCCCTTCCCAAAGTTCGGATTTGAATCTTCTTTTACGTAATTGGGGAGTAGAAATGCCAAAAAGGACTTTTGCCGGTGATCGTAATTTAGCGTTAAAGGCTTCAATAATGGCAAACCAGAGGCCAGAAAATATAATAGGCTTTCTCGGCTTGACTTCACAATGCTTTAATCCTGACAGTGTAATTACCGCTGATCTTAATCAAGTAAGAATGTTATTTCCCGGTGTGTTAAATGAAGTAGATAATTCTGGAGAAAAAGAGGATATTGTGAAGATTGACAGGAGACCACTTCTGGCGACAACAGACAAGGGTAACAGCTGGACTACCAGCAGTCCATATGAATTGATGATGCCAAACCCATCACAACTCATGAATAAGTTTGTAGAGGGTACAAAGCCGGTAATTATGGGATATCTGCTTACCGGCAAGTTTAAGAGTAGTTTTCCTGAAGGCATTGAGATCGAAGAGGAGATAGAGACAAATGAACAAGAAGCCGAAACTGGACCTGAAGGCCCAGGCAAAGAGAACAAAACCACCAAAAAGAGGGTAACGGGTGAAACAGAAGCAGCTGAAGATTGTACAGTAGCAGTTTTCTCAGACGTTGATTTTATAAGTGATATGGTGGCATATCAAAGGACATTTATTGGCAGTATGGCTATTGGAGATAACGGTACTCTCTTGTTGAATACAATTGATGAGTTGAGAGGATCCAGTGACCTGATCTCTATAAGATCACGTGGCAATATGAGGAGACCATTTGTAGTAGTTGATCGTATTGAAAAACAGGCAGAAAGAGAAACGGCAAATGAAGAGGCCAGAATAAATGCTGAAATTCTAGGTTTTCAAAATGAACTGAACGCTATCGTTTCAAGCGCTGAAGAAGGAGATGAGGAGATTATTGGAAGTTCGATTTTACAGAAAAAGAAAGATCTTGAAATTAAATTGCATGACGCACAACGAAAGCTTAGAAATGTAAAGATGAAGAGGCGGGAGAGGATTGAAAGCCTTGGCAATAAACTCAGGAATTTTAATATGTTAATGGCTCCGGCAATTATATTAATAATTGCCATAGTATTAGGCGTACGCCGATCTTTAAGAAAAAGACATTATATAAGTCATGCAAGTGATGCATAG
- a CDS encoding ABC transporter permease subunit has translation MNSFNAVFKRELKSYFATPVAYVFLIVFLFFSGYLTFKQGFFEIRQADMQVFFMNMPLLFVFLVPAVSMRLWSDERRIGSIELLLTLPITVIEAVLGKFFAAWLFLVIALALTFPMVITVSYLGDPDPSLIIMGYLGSALMAGSFLAIGCFFSAVSKNQVISFVLSVVACAILVYAGMPTTLNYLSTFLPSGLVSAIGSMSLQSHFESIQKGVLEFSDISYFILLIIGWIAACSFMLDERKTG, from the coding sequence ATGAATAGCTTTAATGCCGTATTCAAAAGAGAATTAAAGTCTTACTTTGCGACACCTGTCGCATACGTATTCCTTATTGTTTTTCTTTTCTTTTCAGGATACCTGACTTTTAAGCAGGGGTTTTTTGAAATAAGGCAGGCAGATATGCAGGTGTTCTTTATGAATATGCCGCTTTTATTTGTCTTCCTGGTACCTGCGGTATCTATGCGTCTCTGGTCTGATGAACGAAGGATCGGATCCATAGAACTTCTCCTCACTCTACCGATCACCGTAATAGAGGCTGTCCTGGGCAAGTTCTTTGCTGCATGGCTTTTCCTCGTAATCGCGCTGGCTTTAACTTTCCCGATGGTTATTACCGTCAGCTATTTAGGTGATCCGGATCCCAGCTTAATTATAATGGGATATCTGGGGAGCGCCCTGATGGCCGGAAGCTTTCTTGCCATCGGATGTTTCTTTTCGGCGGTCAGCAAAAATCAGGTGATAAGTTTTGTACTTTCAGTGGTTGCCTGTGCAATTCTTGTATATGCCGGCATGCCGACGACCCTTAACTATCTTTCAACTTTCTTACCTTCCGGTCTGGTTTCTGCCATCGGCAGCATGAGCCTTCAATCACATTTTGAATCTATCCAGAAAGGGGTCCTGGAGTTTAGTGATATTTCTTATTTCATTTTATTGATAATCGGATGGATTGCAGCGTGTAGTTTCATGTTAGATGAAAGGAAAACCGGTTAA
- a CDS encoding ABC transporter ATP-binding protein, whose translation MISINKLSRNFGSIVAVNGVTFNVDKGEVLGFLGPNGAGKSTLMKMLACFLKPDSGSATICGYDILKSPVEVRKSLGYLAENVPLYNEMTVGDFLGFVCDARDIKNKRRKQALDRIVPMCSIESVYHQTIETLSKGYKRRVGLAQTLIHDPEVLILDEPTDGLDPNQKHEVRELINRMSKDKCIIVSTHILEEVDAVCSRAIIISKGEIQVDSTPEKLKEEYKCGLDEIFRRITRTKEI comes from the coding sequence ATGATAAGTATCAATAAACTGAGTCGAAATTTTGGATCTATAGTAGCCGTTAACGGTGTCACCTTTAACGTCGATAAAGGTGAGGTGTTGGGGTTTCTCGGCCCTAATGGTGCAGGTAAGAGTACGCTGATGAAGATGCTGGCCTGCTTTTTAAAACCGGATAGTGGGTCTGCTACAATCTGTGGGTACGACATTTTAAAGAGTCCGGTCGAAGTAAGGAAGTCCTTAGGCTATCTGGCTGAAAACGTACCATTATACAATGAAATGACTGTTGGTGATTTTTTAGGTTTTGTGTGTGACGCAAGGGACATTAAGAACAAAAGGCGAAAACAGGCGTTGGATCGTATTGTCCCAATGTGCTCAATCGAATCCGTATATCATCAGACAATCGAGACGCTCTCAAAAGGGTATAAACGCCGCGTGGGATTAGCGCAAACACTGATACACGATCCGGAGGTCCTGATCCTTGACGAACCTACTGATGGACTTGATCCTAATCAAAAACATGAGGTCAGGGAGCTGATAAACAGAATGTCTAAGGATAAATGTATTATTGTCTCTACCCATATTCTTGAAGAAGTAGATGCTGTCTGCTCCAGGGCCATTATTATATCGAAGGGGGAGATACAGGTTGACTCTACACCTGAAAAGTTAAAGGAAGAGTATAAGTGCGGTCTGGATGAGATTTTCCGAAGAATTACCAGGACGAAAGAGATTTAA